TTGATGCCTGCAATATAGAGGAATATATCTCTCACAACGGCTACTTCGCAGCGAGAAAAGCATTTACAGAAATGCAGCCTCAGCAGATATGCGATCAAGTTCTCGAATCAGGACTGCGAGGCAGAGGCGGGGGCGGATTCCCCACAGGCAAGAAATGGGCACTCACTCTCCCCCAGCCCGGTGAGAAGAAATATGTAATCTGCAACGGCGACGAAGGCGATCCCGGGGCATTTATGGATAGAAGCCTTATGGAAGGCAATCCTCACCGCGTGCTTGAAGGGATGATGATTGCAGCAAGGGCTATCGGTGCCGATGAAGCCTATGTTTATGTGCGTGCTGAGTATCCTCTTGCCGTGAGCAGGGTAAGCGAGGCGGTTAGAGATGCCGAGCAGCTTGGGATACTGGGCGAAGATGTATTTGGAACAGGCAGCAGCTTGAAGATAAAGGTGCTTGAGGGAGCAGGGGCATTTGTCTGCGGCGAGGAAACAGCCCTGATTGCTTCTATTGAAGGCCGCAGGGGTATGCCGAATCCCAAGCCTCCATTCCCCGCCCAGAGCGGGCTCTGGGGCAGGCCGACCTGCATCAACAATGTGGAAACGCTTGCAACTGTTCCGCTGATAATCCAGCACGGGGCAGAGTATTTCAAATCTATGGGGACTGAAAACTCCGCTGGAACAAAAACTTTCGCTCTCACAGGCCACGTTGCAAATACAGGCCTTATCGAAGTTCCCTTCGGCCTTACGCTTAGAGAGATCGTGTTCGGTATCGGCGGGGGCGTAACAGACGATGACGGGAGCATACTTAAAGACGGCTTCAAGGCTGTACAGTGCGGCGGGCCATCCGGCGGCTGCCTAACCGAAGAACACCTCGACCTGCCCATAGACTACGACAACCTGCGAAATATAGGCGCAATGGTAGGCTCGGGCGGTCTTGTAGTGATGAACAGGAAAACCTGTATGGTGCAGATTGCGCATTTCTTTATGCAGTTCACGCAGAACGAATCCTGCGGGAAGTGTGTGCCGTGCCGCGAGGGAACAAAACAGATGCTCAGGCTCCTTGAGGATATTATCGAGGGAAGGGCAGCACTTGAAACGATTGATCTGCTCGAAAGGGTGGCAAGTGCGGTTTCGAAAGGCTCTCTTTGCGGACTTGGGAAAACCGCCCCTAACCCTGTACTAACAACACTAAAATACTTCCGCGATGAATATATTGCCCATGTTGTTCACGGCAAATGTCCAGCAGGGCAGTGCAAGGCATACGCAATGCCGGAGATTGATCCGGAGAAATGTATCGGATGCGGGCTCTGCAAGAAGAAATGTCCGGTGGATGCGATAGAGGGCGAGAAGAAACAGCCCCACGTTATCGATCAGGATAAGTGCATCAAATGCGGAGCGTGCGCAGAAGCTTGTAAATTTAACGCAGTAATTGGGATGTAGAAATATGGCTGATAAGAAATACTTAACAATAGACAATCGCAGGGTTGAAATCAAAAACGAAAGAAACCTGCTTGAAATAATACGCAGAATCGGCATAGACCTGCCGACCTTCTGCTACCACTCAGAACTGAGCATTTACGGTGCTTGCAGGCTCTGCGTGGTTGAGATTGAAGGGATGGGTATAGTAACCTCGTGCAGTACAACGCCGCAGGAAGGTATGGTGGTTAGCACGAACACCAATGAGCTGCGCGAGATGAGGAAGGTGTATCTCAAGCTACTGCTTGCAAATCACCATCAAACCTGCACCACCTGCTCAAAGTCCGGTGCGTGCAGACTGCAAGACCTCTCAAACAGGCTTGGAATCAGGGAGATTCCGTTCTCTGATGAGTATAAGCCAAAGCCGATTGATTCAAGCAGCCCCTCGCTAATTCGTGATCCGAATAAATGCGTCCTCTGCGGCGACTGCGTTCGTGCGTGCGAGGAGATCCAGAGCGTAGGTGCGATTGATTTTGTAAATCGCGGAGCGGATACGATTGTCTCTCCTGCGTTTCTCAAAAACCTTGATGCAGTAGAATGCGTTTACTGCGGCATGTGTGCAGGCGTATGCCCCACAGGCTCTATAACTCCAAAATTCGAAACAGAGAAGGTTTGGAATGCGCTGAACGACAAGAAGAAAACTGTAGCAGTTCAGATAGCGCCGGCAATCAGAGTGGCGATAGGCGAGATGTTCGGCCTTGAGCCCGGCGAGGTTTCAACGGGAAGGCTCGTAGCTGCTCTTAAGCTGCTCGGTTTTGATCAGGTTTACGATACTTCCTTTGCCGCAGATCTTACCGTGCTGGAGGAATCAACCGAATTTATCGAGCGAAAGAGCAAAGGCGAAAAGCTCCCGCTGTTTACCTCCTGCTGCCCGGCATGGGTTAAGTTTGCAGAGCAGTTCTACCCAGACCTTCTGGGCAATCTCTCCTCCTGCAGGAGCCCTCAGCAGATGTTTGGCTCTGTAGCACGCAAAACCCTGCCCGAGGAGCTCAGTGTAAACAATGAAGACTTGTACCTTGTTTCAATTATGCCCTGCACGGCCAAAAAATTCGAAGCCCAGAGGGATGAATTCCAAACAGAGGGCCACAGAGATGTGGATGTAGTGCTTACTACGCAGGAACTGGGGATGATGATCAAGGAAGCGGGAATCGATTTCACCGGCCTTACTCCCGAATCTCTCGATATGCCTATGGGCTTCAAAACCGGCGCTGGAGTTATCTTCGGTGTTACCGGAGGCGTGAGCGAGGCAGTGCTGAGATTTGCCGCTGAAAAGCTTACGGGAAAAAAGGTTTCCGAAACAGACTACAATCAGGTGCGCGGCAACGAT
This window of the Sedimentisphaera salicampi genome carries:
- a CDS encoding NADH-ubiquinone oxidoreductase-F iron-sulfur binding region domain-containing protein — protein: MIAATVNLELIKENYLKALGKTQRQIVVCAGTACVANGSLKVFEAVKEQVEKKDLDVSVKLESDKDADVVMAKTGCRGFCQVGPLVTVRPQEYHYVRVKPEDAAEIVESSVADDKPVERLLYSDPATGNTCRTTKDIPFYTRQNRTVLDECGKIDACNIEEYISHNGYFAARKAFTEMQPQQICDQVLESGLRGRGGGGFPTGKKWALTLPQPGEKKYVICNGDEGDPGAFMDRSLMEGNPHRVLEGMMIAARAIGADEAYVYVRAEYPLAVSRVSEAVRDAEQLGILGEDVFGTGSSLKIKVLEGAGAFVCGEETALIASIEGRRGMPNPKPPFPAQSGLWGRPTCINNVETLATVPLIIQHGAEYFKSMGTENSAGTKTFALTGHVANTGLIEVPFGLTLREIVFGIGGGVTDDDGSILKDGFKAVQCGGPSGGCLTEEHLDLPIDYDNLRNIGAMVGSGGLVVMNRKTCMVQIAHFFMQFTQNESCGKCVPCREGTKQMLRLLEDIIEGRAALETIDLLERVASAVSKGSLCGLGKTAPNPVLTTLKYFRDEYIAHVVHGKCPAGQCKAYAMPEIDPEKCIGCGLCKKKCPVDAIEGEKKQPHVIDQDKCIKCGACAEACKFNAVIGM
- a CDS encoding NADH-dependent [FeFe] hydrogenase, group A6, producing MADKKYLTIDNRRVEIKNERNLLEIIRRIGIDLPTFCYHSELSIYGACRLCVVEIEGMGIVTSCSTTPQEGMVVSTNTNELREMRKVYLKLLLANHHQTCTTCSKSGACRLQDLSNRLGIREIPFSDEYKPKPIDSSSPSLIRDPNKCVLCGDCVRACEEIQSVGAIDFVNRGADTIVSPAFLKNLDAVECVYCGMCAGVCPTGSITPKFETEKVWNALNDKKKTVAVQIAPAIRVAIGEMFGLEPGEVSTGRLVAALKLLGFDQVYDTSFAADLTVLEESTEFIERKSKGEKLPLFTSCCPAWVKFAEQFYPDLLGNLSSCRSPQQMFGSVARKTLPEELSVNNEDLYLVSIMPCTAKKFEAQRDEFQTEGHRDVDVVLTTQELGMMIKEAGIDFTGLTPESLDMPMGFKTGAGVIFGVTGGVSEAVLRFAAEKLTGKKVSETDYNQVRGNDDIRETEIEIGDVKLKLAVVHGLKNARKVAEMIRSGECDYDFVEVMSCPGGCIAGAGQPVSKDYNYKQKRQNGLYVSDKGLQLHKSQDNPYLQSCYADALGGEPGSHTAHELLHTKYKTRRRIQSDHIEIGTEDEAKISVNVCVGTSCHLRGSRKILQDMMNYIHQKDLEDKVNIQATFCFEKCDKGPNVRIDDKIISKCDSAKAIEELNNAIAEVSAKN